In one Rhodococcus sp. B50 genomic region, the following are encoded:
- the glgX gene encoding glycogen debranching protein GlgX, with translation MESTDASATDEMPETLEVWPGSPYPLGATYDGAGTNFALFSEIAEKVELCLISRDGTETRIPLEEVDGYVWHAYLPTISPGQRYGYRVHGPFDPENGHRCDPSKLLLDPYGKAFDGSFDGDPSLFSYPLPGAEPETDPATDDGPEDTDSGDTASADEVEPEAIATGQTADAAAELPALDSLGHTMTTVVINPFFDWAMDRQPRRPYNETVIYEAHVKGMTATHPDVPEHMRGTYAGLAHPAIIDHLLDLGVTAIELMPVHQFMHDQVLLDQGLRNYWGYNTFGFFAPHTEYSSSNKPSAVVAEFKAMVRAFHEAGIEVILDVVYNHTAEGNHLGPTISFRGIDNAAYYRLVDDDKAYYMDYTGTGNSLNARHPHTLQLIMDSLRYWVTEMHVDGFRFDLASTLARELHDVDRLSAFFDLVQQDPVVSQVKLIAEPWDIGEGGYQVGNFPGQWTEWNGKYRDTVRDYWRGEPATLGEFASRLTGSSDLYEDTGRRPGASINFVTAHDGFTLADLVSYNEKHNDANGEDNRDGESHNRSWNCGVEGPTDDPDVLALRGRQQRNMLATLILSQGTPMLAHGDEFGRTQQGNNNVYCQDNELSWVDWSLAESNAELLAFTRNVIALRTEHPVFRRRRFFEGRPIRSGDQSRDIAWRTPAGDEMMPEDWDSGFGKSLAVFLNGEGIPEPDQRGQRVVDDSFLMCFNAHHEPIEFVTPDGPHAEEWTVALDTDVPDGLREETVVAGKPVRVQARAVLVLRRTR, from the coding sequence GTCCACCGACGCGAGCGCTACCGACGAGATGCCCGAGACACTGGAAGTGTGGCCGGGATCCCCGTACCCCCTCGGCGCGACCTACGACGGGGCAGGCACGAATTTCGCGCTGTTCTCCGAAATCGCCGAGAAGGTCGAACTGTGCCTCATCTCACGCGACGGGACGGAGACCCGTATCCCGCTCGAAGAGGTGGACGGATACGTCTGGCACGCATACCTTCCCACGATCTCCCCCGGCCAGCGCTACGGCTATCGCGTGCACGGCCCGTTCGACCCCGAGAACGGACACCGGTGCGATCCGAGCAAACTGCTCCTCGATCCGTACGGAAAGGCGTTCGACGGCTCGTTCGACGGCGATCCGTCTCTGTTCTCCTACCCGCTGCCCGGCGCCGAACCCGAGACCGACCCGGCCACGGACGACGGTCCGGAGGACACCGACAGCGGTGACACCGCGTCCGCCGACGAGGTCGAACCCGAGGCGATCGCAACGGGACAGACCGCCGATGCCGCCGCGGAGCTGCCCGCACTGGATTCGCTGGGCCACACGATGACGACGGTGGTGATCAACCCGTTCTTCGACTGGGCGATGGATCGCCAGCCCCGGCGCCCCTACAACGAGACCGTCATCTACGAGGCCCATGTCAAGGGCATGACCGCGACGCACCCGGACGTCCCCGAGCACATGCGGGGCACCTACGCCGGACTCGCGCATCCGGCGATCATCGACCATCTCCTCGACCTCGGGGTCACCGCGATCGAGCTGATGCCGGTGCACCAGTTCATGCACGACCAGGTGCTGCTCGACCAGGGCCTGCGGAACTACTGGGGATACAACACCTTCGGCTTCTTCGCGCCGCACACCGAGTACTCGTCCTCGAACAAGCCGAGCGCGGTGGTCGCCGAGTTCAAGGCGATGGTGCGGGCCTTCCACGAGGCCGGCATCGAGGTGATCCTCGACGTGGTCTACAACCACACTGCCGAAGGGAACCATCTCGGTCCCACCATCAGCTTCCGCGGTATCGACAACGCCGCCTACTACCGCCTCGTCGACGACGACAAGGCCTACTACATGGACTACACCGGAACGGGCAACAGCCTCAATGCCCGTCACCCGCACACCTTGCAACTGATCATGGATTCGCTGCGTTACTGGGTGACCGAGATGCACGTCGACGGTTTCCGCTTCGACCTCGCGTCGACCCTGGCTCGCGAGCTGCACGACGTCGACCGGCTGTCGGCCTTCTTCGATCTCGTCCAGCAGGACCCCGTGGTCTCGCAGGTCAAGCTCATCGCCGAACCCTGGGACATCGGTGAGGGCGGCTACCAGGTCGGCAACTTCCCCGGTCAGTGGACCGAGTGGAACGGCAAGTACCGCGACACGGTCCGCGACTACTGGCGCGGCGAACCTGCCACCCTCGGCGAGTTCGCGTCGCGCCTGACCGGCTCGTCGGATCTGTACGAGGACACCGGCCGGCGTCCCGGCGCGTCGATCAACTTCGTCACCGCCCACGACGGTTTCACCCTCGCGGATCTGGTGTCGTACAACGAGAAGCACAACGACGCCAACGGCGAGGACAATCGCGACGGCGAGTCGCACAACCGGTCGTGGAACTGCGGGGTGGAAGGCCCCACGGACGATCCCGACGTCCTCGCGCTGCGCGGGCGCCAGCAGCGCAACATGCTCGCGACGCTGATCCTGTCGCAGGGCACGCCGATGCTCGCCCACGGCGACGAGTTCGGTCGCACCCAGCAGGGCAACAACAACGTGTACTGCCAGGACAACGAACTGTCCTGGGTGGACTGGTCGCTCGCCGAGTCCAACGCCGAACTGCTCGCGTTCACCCGCAACGTGATCGCGCTGCGCACCGAGCACCCGGTGTTCCGGCGCCGCCGCTTCTTCGAGGGCCGGCCCATCCGCAGCGGCGATCAGTCCCGCGACATCGCGTGGCGCACCCCGGCCGGCGACGAGATGATGCCGGAGGACTGGGACAGCGGTTTCGGCAAGTCCCTCGCGGTCTTCCTCAACGGCGAAGGCATCCCCGAGCCCGATCAGCGGGGACAGCGCGTCGTCGACGACTCGTTCCTGATGTGCTTCAACGCCCATCACGAACCGATCGAGTTCGTCACCCCCGACGGCCCGCACGCCGAGGAGTGGACGGTCGCGCTCGACACCGACGTCCCCGACGGTCTGCGGGAGGAGACGGTCGTCGCCGGTAAACCGGTCCGGGTGCAGGCGCGCGCGGTGCTGGTGCTCCGGAGAACCCGGTGA